A segment of the Pseudomonadota bacterium genome:
CTTCAATTATAAAGCAAAGACAGCCTGTGCCGAGGCTGCGGTGAAAAACTATCTGATGTCTTCCGCAATTCTGTACTCGCTCGATATTACACAAAAAGAACACATTCTAATTGCCAATGCTCTGATAGTTGAAAGTAACGTTCAGTTATTAAAGTACAAACAATCCTATGACGCGTTGCCCGACGCGCTACGTCGCGCATTCAATAAGATCAAGGCGCTCAATAGGCCGTTTGATCTTGTAGGGACACTCAATAACATCGGTGCCAATTAGGTGCTAAGGTAAGCGCCCCCGAAAAGTAAACAGCTCATTAGTAGAGACCTTTGGCCTGATGAGCCGAGGAGGCACGGATGCGAAAGTCAAGATTCGCCGAGACGCAGATTGCCTCGATCCTGAAAGAAGCCGACGCCGGTCTGGCCGTCAACGAGGTGCGCCGTAAGCGCGGTATCAGGTCGTATAACGGGGTCAGGTCTTGTCATTTGGCTTGCCCAACATCCTAACCTCACCGGATGGCTAGGCCACCGGGTGAATGAGAAGCAAGAGATACGACTCGACCCGATCACTCCCTTTGGGGGGTACTGATCCACTTTTGCTGCCGGTCAATGGCTGGTAGAAACGAATGTTTCGCCGGCCGCCACCACCGCGCCGCGTATCAAGTCGCTCAACACAGAGCATGCCCGCTGAGGTCTTGGAAGGCCACGACGGGCGTCGCTGGTTAGATCGGCGTTATATTGTCTTGAATTCTATTGAAGGATTTATCGCATGTGGTTGCGCGCGAGCTGTGAAATGACGTTCGATATCACGGTGCCAACACCTTTTATTCTAATGCTGCGATTGCGTAGTGGGGCTCAGCAATGGGTGGCCAGTGAAGAATACAGACTCAGGCCGAGTGTCCCTGTCTACGAGTTTACTGATAGCTACGGCAATCTTTGTCAGCGGCTGATCGCTCCTCCTGGTGCTTTCGCAATATATACCTCTGCAGATGTCATGACTGCGGATCAGGTGGATCGGTCACCAGGAGCACCCTTTGTCGACATCGAGTACCTACCCGATGGTGTGCTCAGTTACCTGTTACCCAGTCGATATTGTGAATCGGACCGCTTTGGCCAGATGGCCACTTCGATCACAGCCGGTCAACAGTTGGGCTATGACCAGGTCAAGGCAATCGAGTCCTGGCTACGAGCGACCATTCGTTATGAACCCGGTAGCAGTGACATACTCGTGTCCGCGGTGGAAGTAAATTCCCGGCAGTGGGGTGTGTGCCGTGATCTTTCACACCTGGGAATTGCTTTATGTCGTAGCCTCAGTATCCCGTCGCGATTGGTTGTGGGTTATCTACATGGGCTCGAGCCTATGGATCTGCATGCCTGGTTTGAGGCCTACATTGCTGGACGTTGGTATACCTTCGATGCGACACAGGCTGAGCTAACGGGTGGGTACGTGGCAATCGGTTATGGTCGTGATGCTGCTGATGTCGCCATCTACAACCAATTTGGCCCCGCAGTGTATCCGATTACGCAGGACATTCGAGTTCAGCTTATTGAGGAGAAAAACCTCTAATCGTAACGATTCCCGGATGGAAAAATTCAACAATGCCTCTCACATTGTCGCGGCACTGCTACGCAAGTGAACTCAGGCGTTCGGTGTTACGGAGACATCACCGAATGATCAAAAAAGAGGCAAAAGGAATTGGCGCCTTAGTTGTTATTGCCGTGGCCGTGTATCGGTTTTTCTGGCTGTATGAGTAAATCGGTGCCGTCGGTCTGGGTTTTTGCGCTATTGGGGTTATTGCGGCGTTCGTGTTTTGGCATAACCACAAAGAATTCGAAAAATTGGTTCTCCACGTGCTTCATAATCGGATACCGCCGGACGAAGCACGACGCATCAAGCAGAGAATAGAGCAAGGATGTGGGGCGATTCAGTTCGAATCACCCACCAATAGACTTCACCTTGATTCCCGCTCGATCAATCCTCATTCGCTTAATCTTCGATGCCAGGGTTGTCGGACGCATTTGCAACAGGGCGGCGGCACCGTCTTTGCCAAATACTTTGCCACCAGTCTGTTTCAACGCAGATACGATATTTTCCCGTTCTTCTTTCTGCAGTTCCTGCCGGGTTTTGACATCCGCCGGTTCGATGACACGTTCTTCCATGATCGTTTCGTTAACATCGAATGCATGACGCGGCAATTGGAATACCATGCGGCCGTTGCGCGAGAGGATCACCGCGCTTTCAATCACATTCTGTAGTTCCCGAATATTGCCCGGCCAGTGATACTGGTTGAGGCGTTCCATGTCCGCTCGACTCAAACGCACTGAAGGTTTGTTGAGTTTCTGTCGCGACAACTGTAGAAAATGATTCGCCAGCAAGGGGATGTCTTCACGGCGTTCGCGCAGGGCGACGGATTCAATGGGGAACACGTTGAGGCGAAAATACAGGTCCTGCCGAAAGCTCTGGTTTCTAACTTCATCGAGCAGATTTCGATTGGTCGCGGCGATGATGCGTACATCCACTTTGCGGGTCTGGTTGTCGCCGACGCGTTCGAACTGGCCCTCCTGCAAAACACGGAGCAATTTGCCCTGAAGTTCGAGTGGGATCTCGCCCACTTCGTCTAGGAACAGGGTGCCGCCATCGGCGAGGTCAAAGCGGCCGGTGCGATCGCTCACGGCCCCGGTGAAGGCGCCTTTGATGTGACCGAAGAACTCGCTTTCGAAAAG
Coding sequences within it:
- a CDS encoding transglutaminase family protein produces the protein MWLRASCEMTFDITVPTPFILMLRLRSGAQQWVASEEYRLRPSVPVYEFTDSYGNLCQRLIAPPGAFAIYTSADVMTADQVDRSPGAPFVDIEYLPDGVLSYLLPSRYCESDRFGQMATSITAGQQLGYDQVKAIESWLRATIRYEPGSSDILVSAVEVNSRQWGVCRDLSHLGIALCRSLSIPSRLVVGYLHGLEPMDLHAWFEAYIAGRWYTFDATQAELTGGYVAIGYGRDAADVAIYNQFGPAVYPITQDIRVQLIEEKNL